The Sinorhizobium fredii genome contains the following window.
AGATGCTCCGCCTCGATCAGCACGGCGACGCCGCGCGGAGCGAGCGTCTCGTCGATCGCTTTGGCGATTTGCGCCGTCATCGACTCCTGCGTCTGCAGGCGGCGCGCATAGATGTCGACGACACGGGCGATCTTCGACAAGCCGAGGACGCGGCCGCTTGGCAGATAGGCGACATGTGCCTTGCCGATGATCGGCACCATGTGGTGTTCGCAATGCGAATAGAACGGAATGTCCTTCTCAAGCACGATATCGTCGTAGCCCGAAACCTCCTCGAAGGTGCGTCCAAGCACGTCTTCGGCAACCAGGTCGTACCCGCCAAAGATTTCCCGATAGGATTTGACGACACGCGCGGGCGTGTCCTTCAGGCCCTCCCGGGTCGGGTCTTCGCCGGCCCAGCGCAGCAGTACGCGAACGGCTTCCTCGGCTTCTTTCTGCGTCGGACGACCACTGGTGTCATCGAGCACGGGGAAATTCTTTACTATGGCGTCCATATGGCCTCTTGATGCGCGAGCGGAATCGCTGACGTTTTATCTTTCGGACAACTCGCCATTGGCCATTCGCCTAACCCTGCAGGCTTGGGTTCCGTTGGCGGGCTCCGGGGCTTTCGGGTCCTGGCTTAGCAGTGCACTGGACCGTCCGGCACGGTTTCCCAAACAACAGGCGACACTTATCCTCTTGCGGAACTGTCGCCCCAACACGACATAGCATATAGTATGGCGCCACATGGATGAAAGAGGCCCAGGCGAGCGCGCCGTGCTTTTTTCCCCTGTACCGGAGAAAATCATGCGCCGATCACTCAAAACCGCGAAAAATCAGCCGGATCGCGTCAAATGATGGATGACATTTACAACAGCAGGATTCTCGAATTTGCCGGCAACATTCCGAGGGTCGGAATGCTCGCCGATGCCGATGCGGAAGCTGCGGCACATTCGAAGCTTTGCGGGTCGAAAGTCAGAATCTGGCTGAAGATGGATGGGGATGTCGTCACGGACTTCGCCCATGATGTGAAGGCCTGCGCCCTGGGACAGGCATCGTCCTCGATCATGGCCCGCCATGTCGTTGGCGCGCATACCGCGGAAATCCGCCGGGCGCGTGAGGACATGCTGGCCATGCTGAAGGCGGACGGAGAGGGGCCTTGCGGCCGCTTCGAGGACATGCGCTTTCTGCTGCCCGTTCGCGACTACAAGGCGCGCCATGCCTCGACGATGCTGACCTTTGACGCGGTTGTCGATGCGATCGGCCAGATTGAGGCCAAGCGCCTCGCAACCGCAGTATAAACGATGTGCGGAAAGCCGCAGTCCTACCGCCTTCTTCGAAGTAGCCGAAGAGTCATCGCCGGCCGCAACTGGTCGGGGCCGATTCGCAAGACTCCTGGCCGTCTCTTCGGCATGGCGGCCATCCGCACCTATCAGCTGACGCTATCGAGCTTCATCGGCAATTCCTGCCGGCATCTGCCCACCTGTTCGGAATATGGCTATGAGGCGATAGCCCGGCACGGTCTCTGGGCCGGCGGCTGGCTGACGCTGTTTCGCGTCCTGCGCTGCGGGCCCGGCGGAACGCACGGCTTCGATCCGGTGCCGGAGAGGCTTGCGCCGCGCCAGCGCTGGTATGCGCCGTGGCGCTTGTGGCAGCGCTGGCGAAAGGATGCGTGATCGCCATGACGATCCCGATGGAGTACCGGCAGGCGTCCGCCGATTTTGATCGCTTCATCCTCGACGCGCGCGACACGGCCGGCCTGCAGACGACCAATCAGGCCTATACGATGGTGCAGGCGGTGCTTCAGGCCTTTCGACGCCGCCTCGACATTTCCGAGGCGCTGCTCTTCGCCAGCGTCCTGCCGCCGGTGCTGCGGGCGATCTTCGTTACGGATTGGGATCTCGAGGAGCCGACCGTGCCTTTCTCCGGTCGGCTCGCGATGACCCGTGAGGTGCAGGCTTTCCGCGGCGATCACAATGTCTCGCCGGATTCGGCCATCGCGGACGTCGCCGCGGCCCTTCGGCGAGACGTTGACGAAGCAAAGCTCGATCGGGTGCTCGCGCGGCTGCCGCAGGGGGCCGTCGATTTCTGGAGGGCGTGATTCGGAGGGGAAATGACAAGCTATGTCGCGCTGCTCCACAGCATCATACTGGGCGGGGGCCGGCGTGTCGTGATGGCGGATCTTCGCCAGATGGCGGAGCGGCTCGGCTATCGCTTGCCGCGCACCCTCGTCGCCACCGGCAATCTCATCTTCGAGGCTCCGGAACAGCCGCTAGCAGAGATCGAATCGGCGCTTGAAAAGGCATTCCTCCAGACGTTCGACCGACACGTGGACATCATCGCGCGTTCGGCCGATGACTGGCTGAGGCTTGCCGCCGGCAATCCGTTCCTTGCGGCGGGCGAGGAGGATCCGGCTCGAGTCCATATTCGCGTCATGCGCTCTCCGCTTCGGCCGGACGCATTCGACGGACTTCGGAGCTATTGTACGAGAGGCGAACGTGTCGCCGTCGTCGGTGGCGATCTCTGGGCGGACTTCAGCGGCAAGGCGAGCGAGTCGAGACTGCTCGGCGCCTCGACGACGAAACGGCTTGGCATCGGCACGTGGCGAAACTGGAACACTGTCAAGGGTTTGCGCAGGATACTTGCCGGTTGACGGGCCGCCGCGCCTTTACTCAACGGCCAAAAACCTTTATCAGGCCCGCGTCAATTCACCGGCCCCGCCGGCAACCATACCACCCGCATTCGTTGGCGGGACTGGATAGGAGATCACGATGTCCGTTTCCCTTACATTTCCTGATGGTTCCGTCCGTGAGTTTGCCGCGGGCACGACCGGCCGCGATGTCGCCGAGTCGATCTCGAAGTCGCTGGCCAAGAAGGCTGTCGCCATCGCTCTCGACGGCGACCTGCGCGACCTTTCCGATAAAGTCGCCGACGGCAAGATCGAGATCGTCACGCGGGAAGACAGGCGCGCGCTCGAACTGATCCGCCACGACGCGGCCCATGTGATGGCCGAGGCCGTGCAGGAATTGTGGCCGGGAACGCAGGTGACGATCGGTCCCGTCATCGACAACGGCTTCTACTACGACTTCGCCAAGAACGAGCCCTTCACGCCCGATGACCTGCCGGTCATCGAGAAGAAGATGAAGGAGATCATCGCACGCAACAATCCCTTCACCAAGGAGGTCTGGTCGCGTGAGAAGGCAAAGGAGGTCTTCGCCGCCAAGGGCGAGAGCTACAAGGTCGAGCTCGTCGACGCGATCCCGGAAGGCCAGGATCTGAAGATCTACTACCAGGGCGACTGGTTCGACCTCTGCCGTGGCCCGCACATGGCCTCGACGGGCCAGATCGGCACGGCCTTCAAGCTGATGAAGGTGGCAGGCGCCTATTGGCGTGGCGACAGCAACAATCCGATGCTGACCCGCATTTACGGCACGGCCTGGCACACGCAGGAGGAACTGGATCAGTACCTGCACGTGCTCGCCGAAGCCGAGAAGCGCGACCATCGCCGCCTCGGCCGCGAGATGGACCTGTTCCATTTCCAGGAAGAAGGACCGGGCGTCGTCTTCTGGCATGGCAAGGGCTGGCGCATATTCCAGAGCCTCGTCGCCTATATGCGCCGCAGGCTCGAGATCGACTACCAGGAAGTCAACGCGCCCCAGGTTCTCGACAAGTCACTCTGGGAGACCTCCGGCCACTGGGGCTGGTACCGCGACAACATGTTCAAGGTGACGGTCGCCGGCGACGAGACGGACGACGATCGGGTCTTCGCGTTGAAGCCGATGAACTGCCCCGGCCATATCCAGATCTTCAAGCATGGTCTGAAGTCTTACCGCGAACTGCCTGTCCGCATGGCCGAATTCGGCGCCGTGCATCGCTACGAGCCGTCCGGCGCGCTGCACGGACTGATGCGTGTGCGCGGCTTCACGCAGGACGACGCGCACATCTTCTGCACCGACGAGCAGATGGCGGCCGAATGCCTGAAGATCAACGATCTGATCCTCTCGGTCTATGAAGACTTCGGCTTCGAGGAGATCGTCGTCAAGCTTTCGACGCGGCCGGACAAGCGCGTCGGCTCCGACGCGCTCTGGGACCGTGCCGAGGCGGTGATGACTGAGGTGCTGAAGACGATCGAGGCGCAATCCGGGGGCCGCATCAAGACCGGCATCTTGCCGGGCGAGGGCGCCTTTTATGGGCCGAAATTCGAATACACGCTGCGGGACGCGATCGGCCGCGAATGGCAGTGCGGAACGACTCAGGTCGACTTCAACCTGCCGGAGCGTTTCGGTGCCTTCTACATCGATAAGGATTCGGAGAAGCGCCAGCCGGTGATGATCCATCGCGCCATCTGCGGTTCGATGGAGCGGTTCCTCGGCATCCTGCTCGAAAACTATGCCGGCCATATGCCGCTGTGGATCTCGCCGCTGCAGGTGGTGGTCGCCACCATCACCTCGGACGCCGACGATTACGGCCGGGAAGTCGCGGCGCGGCTGCGCGAGGCCGGGCTTACCGTCGAAACCGACTTCCGCAACGAGAAGATCAATTACAAGGTACGCGAGCACTCGGTGACGAAGGTTCCGGTGATCGTCGTCTGCGGCAAGCGCGAGGCGGAGGAACGTTCGGTCAACATCCGTCGGCTCGGCTCCCAGGCGCAGACGGCAATGTCTCTGGACGAGGCGGTCGCTGCGCTCTCGAGCGAAGCCATGGCGCCCGACCTCAAGCGCAAGGCCGAACGGAGCGCCCGGGCTGCCTGAGCGCCGATTGAGCGGTGTTTCGAACTGCGGTGGGCACGCGCCTGAAGGCGCGTGCCGCCATCCGAAAGCCGAAGTGCTCCGGCATAAAGTTCGCTCTCGACGACTTCGGCTGCCGCGACATTTCCGACAAACTGCTGGGTGAGACCTCGGCGGCCTGAGCCTTCCCTATCGTGATCGCTTGACGCTGCCTCAGGCCAAGGCGGTGACATCAGTCGAGCGCGTCGGCATTGGCGGTCTCGCCGGGAGCGCTGCTGCCGTCCAGCAGCACTTCCACATCGGTATTCACGCCGGCTTTCACGGCAAAGTCGCGTTGGTAGATCTTGTCCTTGTTGCGCGCCACGGCCGTATAGCTGCCCTCGGCAAGCACGAGCGTCGGAAACGCGCCGACGCTTTCGCTGACGACGTCGCCCGAGGACGTCAGGATCGACCAGGCGGTGTCGGCGATCGCCTCGCCGCCGGGTTCCGAGACGAGCTTCAATGTCAGCTTCGCGGCGCGGTGCTGGATCGTTGCTTCGGTCAGTTTGCCGGCTTCCACCTGGATGTCGGCGCGGATCACCGCATTGACCGCGCCATAGTCGGAGACCACGTGATACGTGCCGGCGCCGAGCCGGACCACCGTGTTCGGCTTCACGTCGGCGACGATAAGGGCGCGTTCGCCATCCTCCTTCACGTCGGATGAGAAGATCGAAAAGCTGAGCTCGTTCGGTGGAATACGCACATCGCTGCCGGAGACGGCGTTCAGCATGACGCCGCCGGCATCCAGCACCAGCACCTGCTTGTCCAATTCGCCTTGCTCGGGCACGCGAATCTTGCGGGTGGCTGCCGCGCGACCGAAGGCGACATTGACGAAATATTCGCCGGGCACGAGATTGAAGGCCGTGGAGCCGCCTTCGGAAGTGGCCAGCAGCGGGAGCTTGCCGTCGCCTCCGGGGATCGGGCTGAAGACCCGCCAACTCAGGCCTGACTCCACCGGCTGGCCGTCGCTCGTCAGCAGGGCCTCGAGTTTCACGTCCTTCAGTTCGCCGTTCTGGGTAGGGTCGCTGACGAGCGGATTGAAACTCGTGAGCTTCGGCATCTTCCGGCTGCCGGAGATCGACGGAAAGCTCTTGAAGGCATCGGTGGCGTCCTGCGCAACCGTCCGCTCCGCAGCAGAACCGGCGAGCATGGTCGCCAAGGCGGTTCTCAGCAAAATACGAGTGCGGATGCGCATGAGGGCAGTTGACTTCCTGACTGGGTGACTCCACTTGAGACGCCGGTATGGCATTTTCGTGGCTGTCGATCCGGCGGCAAGTTAGTGGAATTCGCTCGATATGAAAACCGAAATTAAGCTCGTCGACTATCTCGCCTCGCGCAGGTCCATTCCGGCCTTTCAGATGGGGCGGCCGGGGCCCGGCAAGGCCGAGGTGGAGGAAATGCTGAGGCTCGCCACCCGCGTACCGGACCACGGCAAGCTGGCGCCTTGGCGCTTCATCGTCTATCGCGGCGAGGAGAGGGCGCGGATCAGCGGCGAGTTGAAGAGGATGGCGCTAGCCGCCAAGCCGGATCTCTCTGAAGAGCTGATGAAGGTGGAGGAGACGCGGCTGACCCGCGCCCCGGTGGTGATTGCTGTGGTCAGCAAGGCCGCGCCGCATTTCAAGATCCCCGAATGGGAGCAGATGATGTCGGCCGGCGCCGTGTGCCTCAATCTCTTGATGGCGGCGAACGCGCTCGGCTATGCATCCAACTGGCTGACCGAATGGTACGCCTTTGACGAGAAAGCCTATCCTCTGCTCGGTGTCGCACCCGGCGAAAGGATCGCCGGGTTCATTCACATCGGCACGGCCTTGGTACCGCCGACCGAGCGGCCGCGGCCGGAGCTCGCCGAGATCGTCACCTGGGTCGGGGAAGAGGCCTGATGTTTTACGAAACGGCCACGAACCGGCATGGCTTGCCGCACGACCCCTTCAAGGCGATCGTGTCGCCGAGGCCGATCGGCTGGATCGGTACATGCGCCATGGACGGTTCGCTGAACCTCGCGCCCTATTCCTTCTTCAATGCGATCAGCGACCGGCCGAAGCTCGTGATGTTTTCCTCGAGCGGCTATAAGGATTCCGTGCGCAATATCGAAGCGACCGGCGAGTTCACGGCAAGCTTTGCCAGCCGCAACCTGAGCGAGGCCGTCAACAGGACCTCGTTGGCAGCGCCGCACGGCGAGAGCGAGTTCGAGATCGCCGGATTGACGCCGGTCGAGGGAACGCTCGTCAGGGCGCCCTTCGTCGGTGAGGCCTTTGCGGCGCTCGAGTGCCGGATGACGGAGATGTTCCAGCCGAAGGGTCTCGATGGCGTGGAATCCGACAGCTATGTCGTCATCGGCGCGGTCGTCGGCATTCATATCCGCGACGAGGCCATTCGCGACGGACGCTTCGATGTGACCACGGTCAAGCCGCTCGCACGCCTCGGCTACATGGATTATTGCGATGGCGGCGACGTCTTCGAGATGACGCGGCCGTTTCGCTAGATTTCGTCCGAAGCGCCTGCGTCGGCGAGAAGCTCGAGTTGCTCCAGCGAGCCGGCGGCGACGGCCGAGAAGCCGTTATCGAGACTGTTTGTCCAAAGCCGCCGCACCGCCGCCTTGTCCAGGGCATCGGCGGGCAGCATCTCATAGGCAGCGATGCCGGCCTCGCTGGCCCGCAGCACAGCTGCGGCGCGCCCGGCCCGGATAACGGCCGGCGCATCGCCTGTCCCGGTGACGCGCTGGCAGCGGCATGCTGCCGCGAGCGCCGAGGCGTCGAAGACCAATGCGGAGAGGCGCGGAGAAACGCCCGCCATCGAGTGGGGCGAGAGCACGCTTTCGGCAACCGTGGCATATTCCGCAAGCAGCGCCGTTCGACCCTGGGGTACGCCTGCGATCGCCTCGGCGACCTTCAGCATCACGTCGAGCTTCTGGATATCGGCCGGTCCTCGGCATGCCATCACCACGATGCCGTCGACATCGGGAAGGAGGCTCGCAAGACCCTCCTCGTCGATCGTTTCCGCCGGCCCGGTCCGCGCCAGAAGGAGGCAGGGCGCTTGCCCCCTGTCTGGTCGCCGCAGGCTTGCCGCGCCTTGCAGTGCCCACGCATCGACGACGATCGCTTCAACGGCCTGCAGCAGCTTTTCCGCGGGGAACTGTTCGCCGGCTGCGAGGTACAGAAGAGGTTTCATGGTTTGCGCGCGGTTAACGGACATGGTGAACCAATCTTAAACCTTTGACCGCTAATATTCGGACATTGGGGCTGTCGGGTGTCTAGTGGGGCATAGGTGATCATACAAGCATTTCTTCGCTGGGTGGAAACGGCGAGAACCAGCGACCGCGCACGCGCTGCCAATGCGCTCGGGCGATCCTATGCTCAAGCCGAGATGAACGGCCTCGATCGGCATGCCGCGGAAATGGCGATGACCTTCCTGTTGGACGATCCTTCGCCGAAGGTGCGATTGGCGCTGGTCGAGGCGCTCGCCGATTGCCCATCGGCGCCGCGAGCCATCGTCAGGGCGCTCGCGGAGGATCAGCCCGAAATCGCCTTCGCGGCAATCGCGCGTTCGCCGGTGCTTACCGATGCGGATCTCGTCGATCTTGCCGCGCGCGGCACGGCGGAGACGCGGGCGCTGATCGCGGCGCGTGGGGCGGTGTCTTGTTCCGTTGCTGCGGCGATTGCGGAGATCGGCGACGAGGAGGAGGTTACCATTCTCCTCGAGAATAGCGGCGCCATGCTCCTGCAGGGTTCTCTCAGAAGGATCGCCTGCCGGCTCGGGCATGTTGCAGCGGTACGCGACCGGTTGCTGGCCCGTGCCGACCTGCCGAGCGACGCGCGGCATGCGCTCGCCGAGAAGATCGGTGCGGCACTCGCGGCGTCCGGGTTCGTCCAGGCGGTCATCGGCCCGGCGCGCGTGGCGCGGGTCACGAGAGAGGCATGCGACGCTACGGCGCTCGCGATGACGGCAATCGCGTCGCCGGACGACCTGTCGCAAATGGTTGCCCATTTGCGCGAGACTGGGCGCTTGACCCCAGCCTTTCTGATGAGCGCCCTCTGCAGCGGCGCCACGGACTTCTTCGTCCTGGCCATGGCGGATCTTTCCGGCCTTGCCGAAAAGCGCGTGCGCTCGATCCTTTCTGGGGGGCGCGTCCATTCGATCCGCGCTCTCTTCGAGAGCGCGGGGCTGGGGCGCGACGTCAGCGAAGCCTTCGCGCAAGCCGTCCTCCACTGGCAGGCCCAGACAAGCGAGGGCGCGCCGGCATCGCTTGCCGCTCTCCTTGAACGTCTTCGCCGGAACCCGTGCTCCACATCGGCCTCCGTCGCCGAACTCGTGGAGCGACTGGGCTTTGCCAAGCAACGGCAAGTCGCCCGGGACTATGCCTTGCTTGCCGCGCGGCAGGCGGCCTGATCGGCGTCTCAGTTGCCGAACCGGCGCGCCACCCAGGAATAGCCGTCTTCCATGTAATGCACCGGGGCGCTGACGATCGCCTGCAGCTTTTGGCGATCCGGCACTGCGCCGCTCAGCCATGTCAGGGCGCGCTTCGGCAGGCCCGGCTTTTCCTCTGGCGTCGCCGGGGGCATTGCCGCCTGCTGTGTCGCTGCATCGGTCTGCGGGGCGATCTTGGGAGCAGGTTCGGTGGACGCCGTCATGTCCGATCCCGAGGTTTCGCAAACGGCAACGACGACCGGATAGCTCCTGTTAGAAAACTTCGGCAGTTCCTTTTGCGATTCCGTGTCGCATTGAGCGATCGACGGCCAGCTGCCGTTCACCGTCGAGATGTAGTGGCACTGCGTGACATTGTCATCGCAACCGAGAATGGTCATGACGATCAGGGCGGCTTTCATGTCTTGGGTCCGTTCAGATGCCTGTTGCCCCCTATCTTATGGAGCTTCGATTGTTTCCGAAGTAGGGCAAAATCGCCGCCCCACAAAACAAATTGTTTCGTCCCGTCACCCGGATTGATTGCAGCTCTTCCTGCGCCGTTTGACGTATTGGCGCCGTTCGTCATTGCCGTTAGTTTCGTCGCATCGATCAAACGGATCGATAGGATCCGCGTTGAGGCTTGAAATGACCCCCATCACCATCGCCGAGGAACCACCGCGCCAGCCGGCCATTGTCCGCCTGCTCGAACTCTCCGATGCCTACGCGGCATCGCTTT
Protein-coding sequences here:
- the thrS gene encoding threonine--tRNA ligase → MTMSVSLTFPDGSVREFAAGTTGRDVAESISKSLAKKAVAIALDGDLRDLSDKVADGKIEIVTREDRRALELIRHDAAHVMAEAVQELWPGTQVTIGPVIDNGFYYDFAKNEPFTPDDLPVIEKKMKEIIARNNPFTKEVWSREKAKEVFAAKGESYKVELVDAIPEGQDLKIYYQGDWFDLCRGPHMASTGQIGTAFKLMKVAGAYWRGDSNNPMLTRIYGTAWHTQEELDQYLHVLAEAEKRDHRRLGREMDLFHFQEEGPGVVFWHGKGWRIFQSLVAYMRRRLEIDYQEVNAPQVLDKSLWETSGHWGWYRDNMFKVTVAGDETDDDRVFALKPMNCPGHIQIFKHGLKSYRELPVRMAEFGAVHRYEPSGALHGLMRVRGFTQDDAHIFCTDEQMAAECLKINDLILSVYEDFGFEEIVVKLSTRPDKRVGSDALWDRAEAVMTEVLKTIEAQSGGRIKTGILPGEGAFYGPKFEYTLRDAIGREWQCGTTQVDFNLPERFGAFYIDKDSEKRQPVMIHRAICGSMERFLGILLENYAGHMPLWISPLQVVVATITSDADDYGREVAARLREAGLTVETDFRNEKINYKVREHSVTKVPVIVVCGKREAEERSVNIRRLGSQAQTAMSLDEAVAALSSEAMAPDLKRKAERSARAA
- a CDS encoding nitroreductase family protein is translated as MKTEIKLVDYLASRRSIPAFQMGRPGPGKAEVEEMLRLATRVPDHGKLAPWRFIVYRGEERARISGELKRMALAAKPDLSEELMKVEETRLTRAPVVIAVVSKAAPHFKIPEWEQMMSAGAVCLNLLMAANALGYASNWLTEWYAFDEKAYPLLGVAPGERIAGFIHIGTALVPPTERPRPELAEIVTWVGEEA
- a CDS encoding iron-sulfur cluster assembly scaffold protein; the encoded protein is MMDDIYNSRILEFAGNIPRVGMLADADAEAAAHSKLCGSKVRIWLKMDGDVVTDFAHDVKACALGQASSSIMARHVVGAHTAEIRRAREDMLAMLKADGEGPCGRFEDMRFLLPVRDYKARHASTMLTFDAVVDAIGQIEAKRLATAV
- a CDS encoding DUF1697 domain-containing protein, with translation MTSYVALLHSIILGGGRRVVMADLRQMAERLGYRLPRTLVATGNLIFEAPEQPLAEIESALEKAFLQTFDRHVDIIARSADDWLRLAAGNPFLAAGEEDPARVHIRVMRSPLRPDAFDGLRSYCTRGERVAVVGGDLWADFSGKASESRLLGASTTKRLGIGTWRNWNTVKGLRRILAG
- a CDS encoding flavin reductase family protein, encoding MFYETATNRHGLPHDPFKAIVSPRPIGWIGTCAMDGSLNLAPYSFFNAISDRPKLVMFSSSGYKDSVRNIEATGEFTASFASRNLSEAVNRTSLAAPHGESEFEIAGLTPVEGTLVRAPFVGEAFAALECRMTEMFQPKGLDGVESDSYVVIGAVVGIHIRDEAIRDGRFDVTTVKPLARLGYMDYCDGGDVFEMTRPFR
- the folE gene encoding GTP cyclohydrolase I FolE — encoded protein: MDAIVKNFPVLDDTSGRPTQKEAEEAVRVLLRWAGEDPTREGLKDTPARVVKSYREIFGGYDLVAEDVLGRTFEEVSGYDDIVLEKDIPFYSHCEHHMVPIIGKAHVAYLPSGRVLGLSKIARVVDIYARRLQTQESMTAQIAKAIDETLAPRGVAVLIEAEHLCMAMRGIKKQGATTLTTTFTGAFKTEPAEQARFMTMLRGFK
- the yidD gene encoding membrane protein insertion efficiency factor YidD, whose amino-acid sequence is MCGKPQSYRLLRSSRRVIAGRNWSGPIRKTPGRLFGMAAIRTYQLTLSSFIGNSCRHLPTCSEYGYEAIARHGLWAGGWLTLFRVLRCGPGGTHGFDPVPERLAPRQRWYAPWRLWQRWRKDA
- a CDS encoding DUF2336 domain-containing protein — its product is MIIQAFLRWVETARTSDRARAANALGRSYAQAEMNGLDRHAAEMAMTFLLDDPSPKVRLALVEALADCPSAPRAIVRALAEDQPEIAFAAIARSPVLTDADLVDLAARGTAETRALIAARGAVSCSVAAAIAEIGDEEEVTILLENSGAMLLQGSLRRIACRLGHVAAVRDRLLARADLPSDARHALAEKIGAALAASGFVQAVIGPARVARVTREACDATALAMTAIASPDDLSQMVAHLRETGRLTPAFLMSALCSGATDFFVLAMADLSGLAEKRVRSILSGGRVHSIRALFESAGLGRDVSEAFAQAVLHWQAQTSEGAPASLAALLERLRRNPCSTSASVAELVERLGFAKQRQVARDYALLAARQAA
- a CDS encoding aldolase; translation: MSVNRAQTMKPLLYLAAGEQFPAEKLLQAVEAIVVDAWALQGAASLRRPDRGQAPCLLLARTGPAETIDEEGLASLLPDVDGIVVMACRGPADIQKLDVMLKVAEAIAGVPQGRTALLAEYATVAESVLSPHSMAGVSPRLSALVFDASALAAACRCQRVTGTGDAPAVIRAGRAAAVLRASEAGIAAYEMLPADALDKAAVRRLWTNSLDNGFSAVAAGSLEQLELLADAGASDEI
- a CDS encoding DUF2267 domain-containing protein: MTIPMEYRQASADFDRFILDARDTAGLQTTNQAYTMVQAVLQAFRRRLDISEALLFASVLPPVLRAIFVTDWDLEEPTVPFSGRLAMTREVQAFRGDHNVSPDSAIADVAAALRRDVDEAKLDRVLARLPQGAVDFWRA